The following proteins come from a genomic window of Gimesia chilikensis:
- a CDS encoding sigma-70 family RNA polymerase sigma factor → MTLPIALILKAPDLKPEETENFVQLLTAHQSKLYAYIRSLLPDTQAVQDVLQETNLVLWRRSEEFEPGSNFVAWACKVAYFQVLAYYRDNKRDSMVFNVELVSMLAKQNEEKLAGSKDMQRVLSRCLAKLPEQSRRLIQQRYAAGGSVQAIAEEQGRSVGAVSQMLYRIRQLLHECVQKSLASEQGE, encoded by the coding sequence ATGACGTTACCGATAGCATTGATCCTGAAAGCGCCCGACTTGAAGCCGGAAGAGACGGAAAATTTTGTTCAACTGCTGACAGCGCATCAGAGCAAACTATACGCCTATATCCGTTCGCTGCTGCCCGACACTCAAGCGGTCCAGGATGTCCTGCAGGAAACCAACCTGGTGCTCTGGCGGCGCAGTGAAGAATTCGAACCGGGTTCCAACTTCGTCGCCTGGGCCTGCAAAGTAGCTTACTTTCAGGTTCTGGCTTATTATCGCGATAACAAACGGGATTCGATGGTGTTTAACGTAGAGCTGGTATCCATGCTGGCCAAACAGAATGAAGAAAAACTGGCAGGTTCCAAAGACATGCAGCGGGTACTGTCCCGATGTCTGGCCAAGCTGCCGGAACAAAGTCGCCGCCTGATTCAGCAGCGCTATGCTGCAGGCGGGTCAGTCCAGGCCATCGCCGAGGAACAGGGCCGCTCCGTGGGCGCTGTTTCTCAGATGCTGTACCGGATTCGACAACTTTTACATGAGTGCGTTCAGAAATCACTTGCCAGCGAGCAGGGAGAATAG
- a CDS encoding SHD1 domain-containing protein, with product MNTKQKLSLLACLLCTLFLSQSLQAEEESYERFTVRTWNFRDGSEAKGKLIVVKGPQATLRLDGQGTVRVSFDKLSVKDLNWLYEYHKRRNQLSFLPEEYRKIHTESSLPETKSAPPAKTEPEPAPVENKQSMEPDKKTATEPEAGGESYKPFTLREWSFKDGSSFKAKFVSINPQQIQLIKESGELTMVPLDQLTINDMKWLFEYHRRNKLLGLLPPAMQEQAKALAAQLGLPAEMESPAAAMTEPGTPAAADDDPNVIKANTEIDPELVAVLSDYRFWSDKKGQKSEARFAGLEGREIRFTPSPGSNAGIGIISIPVGTLSDEDLELLREALKMHGRMSELPLAYREPFDSSLSARKLKQMLRVNFHRKWTDVSGNSVAASYIKMENGNISLLITQSNAVQEFPYDKFSEEDHKYVQERLQKEVAGQFFPENAETTLTPEEQQKEFRVWTDRKNRQLKGKFVRLAYGDSVAVLNTGTKEELFITEFFSDGDLSLIKPRKQQQPDQLAMNEGGIPGIPGAAMPGAAMPGSAMPGPGGMNFPGMRNPAMPEPGSMMPAEPAMANPAMEPNPAMEMSANMMAENSARNPGLPERPVMQNTFECELCGKTHTSESLLFEQCPHCGVKRGDMIYQCGRCNRKFKSEGSGLTAPCPYCNPNQGRNEVAANSNAGGPGASGDSGGSSGGHVSGRSAYRTGRLVGKLFFWGLAFLGFIGGALKMRG from the coding sequence ATGAATACGAAACAAAAACTCTCTCTGCTGGCCTGTCTGCTCTGTACGCTGTTTCTCTCACAGTCGCTGCAGGCAGAAGAAGAAAGCTACGAGCGCTTCACAGTGCGCACCTGGAACTTCCGGGATGGCTCGGAGGCAAAAGGGAAGCTGATCGTGGTGAAGGGCCCCCAGGCCACGCTGCGTCTGGATGGTCAGGGAACCGTGCGCGTTTCCTTCGATAAGTTGAGCGTCAAAGATCTAAACTGGCTCTATGAGTATCATAAACGCCGCAATCAGTTGAGTTTTCTGCCGGAAGAGTACCGCAAAATTCACACGGAGTCCTCACTCCCGGAAACGAAGAGCGCACCTCCTGCGAAGACAGAACCTGAGCCTGCCCCCGTGGAAAACAAGCAATCCATGGAGCCGGATAAGAAAACGGCGACAGAGCCTGAGGCAGGCGGAGAGTCGTATAAACCATTTACACTCCGCGAGTGGAGTTTCAAAGATGGCAGCAGCTTTAAAGCCAAATTTGTCTCTATCAATCCCCAGCAGATCCAGTTGATCAAAGAGTCGGGCGAACTGACGATGGTGCCTCTGGATCAGTTAACCATCAATGATATGAAGTGGCTGTTCGAATATCATCGCCGAAATAAACTGCTGGGGTTGTTACCTCCAGCAATGCAGGAGCAAGCTAAAGCACTGGCGGCACAACTGGGGCTGCCTGCGGAAATGGAATCACCGGCGGCCGCGATGACCGAACCGGGAACACCTGCAGCCGCGGATGACGATCCAAATGTGATTAAAGCGAATACGGAAATTGATCCTGAACTGGTAGCCGTGTTGTCTGATTACCGGTTCTGGTCCGACAAAAAGGGACAGAAGTCTGAAGCCCGATTTGCAGGGCTGGAAGGCCGCGAAATCCGCTTTACACCAAGTCCCGGCTCGAATGCGGGGATCGGAATTATCAGCATTCCCGTGGGAACCCTGAGTGATGAAGATCTGGAGTTACTACGCGAAGCACTGAAGATGCATGGGCGGATGTCCGAACTTCCCCTGGCCTATCGCGAACCCTTTGATTCCAGTCTCTCAGCACGCAAGCTGAAACAGATGTTGCGCGTCAATTTCCACCGCAAATGGACCGACGTTTCCGGCAATTCAGTCGCCGCTTCCTACATCAAAATGGAAAATGGCAACATCTCTCTCTTGATCACGCAAAGCAACGCAGTTCAGGAATTCCCTTACGATAAGTTTTCCGAAGAGGATCATAAATACGTTCAGGAACGCCTGCAGAAAGAAGTGGCAGGTCAGTTCTTTCCCGAAAATGCAGAGACCACGCTGACCCCGGAAGAGCAGCAAAAAGAATTTCGTGTCTGGACTGACCGTAAGAATCGGCAGCTTAAAGGGAAATTCGTGCGACTCGCCTATGGCGATTCGGTCGCTGTATTGAATACAGGAACAAAAGAAGAACTGTTCATCACGGAATTCTTCAGCGACGGCGACTTAAGCCTGATCAAACCCCGGAAGCAGCAACAGCCGGATCAACTGGCGATGAACGAAGGGGGGATACCTGGAATTCCTGGTGCCGCCATGCCCGGCGCTGCCATGCCTGGTTCCGCGATGCCAGGGCCCGGTGGAATGAATTTCCCCGGCATGCGTAACCCGGCGATGCCTGAACCTGGTTCGATGATGCCTGCAGAGCCGGCAATGGCGAATCCTGCGATGGAACCTAATCCGGCTATGGAAATGTCAGCCAACATGATGGCGGAAAATTCCGCACGGAATCCCGGATTGCCTGAGCGTCCTGTCATGCAGAATACTTTCGAATGTGAACTGTGTGGTAAAACCCATACCTCGGAAAGCCTGTTGTTTGAACAATGTCCGCACTGTGGTGTGAAGCGGGGGGACATGATCTACCAGTGCGGTCGATGTAACAGGAAGTTCAAATCAGAAGGTTCCGGACTGACGGCCCCCTGTCCCTACTGTAATCCGAATCAGGGACGCAATGAGGTGGCTGCGAACTCGAATGCCGGTGGACCAGGTGCTTCGGGTGACTCGGGGGGATCATCGGGCGGTCATGTTAGTGGTCGTTCCGCTTACCGGACCGGGCGACTGGTGGGCAAACTGTTTTTCTGGGGTCTCGCATTTCTCGGCTTTATTGGTGGTGCCTTGAAAATGCGTGGTTAA
- a CDS encoding aldose 1-epimerase, with translation MTPLIITDPETGSTARILPELGFNCYQFHAMVDGQCIDVIDSHPEFETGEQRPSSSGIPILFPFPNRIAGGRFKWEGTAYELPPETTYHDKTGNAIHGFCLDLPWRVIAHEENFAIAQFQLSIDGRHRLPCWPGDAFIEVRYEVKGATLRADFRIGNPGDTPIPWGLGTHPYFKVPLSAEGDPKNCLIESPATEEWILSDCLPTGDKQPIQPAHDLREGAWFDQLKADDILSGLPEDIDQYECLIMDEQAGLVLTQDYDSLFTELVVFTPPERNCICLEPYTCVTNALNLTEKALETGLRVLPPGSEIKTWIEIRAGKVIV, from the coding sequence ATGACGCCCCTGATAATTACCGATCCGGAAACCGGCTCCACCGCTCGCATCCTGCCCGAACTGGGATTTAACTGTTACCAGTTCCACGCAATGGTCGACGGTCAATGCATCGACGTGATCGACTCCCATCCCGAGTTCGAGACCGGAGAACAACGCCCCAGCAGCAGCGGGATTCCGATCCTGTTCCCCTTCCCGAACCGGATCGCCGGAGGTCGCTTCAAGTGGGAGGGAACCGCATATGAACTCCCCCCCGAAACAACCTATCACGATAAAACAGGAAACGCCATTCATGGTTTCTGCCTGGACCTCCCCTGGCGAGTGATTGCCCACGAAGAAAACTTCGCCATCGCCCAGTTTCAGCTGAGCATTGATGGCAGACACCGCCTCCCCTGCTGGCCCGGCGATGCTTTTATTGAAGTCCGCTACGAAGTCAAAGGGGCCACCCTGCGGGCCGACTTCCGCATCGGGAATCCGGGCGACACCCCCATTCCCTGGGGACTGGGCACTCATCCCTACTTCAAGGTGCCGCTCTCCGCAGAGGGAGATCCGAAGAACTGCCTGATCGAGTCGCCGGCTACCGAAGAGTGGATTCTGTCTGACTGCCTGCCCACCGGAGACAAGCAGCCGATTCAGCCCGCACACGATTTACGTGAGGGCGCCTGGTTCGACCAGTTAAAAGCCGACGACATCCTCAGCGGCTTGCCGGAAGACATCGATCAATATGAATGCCTGATTATGGACGAGCAGGCGGGTCTGGTCCTCACCCAGGACTACGACAGTCTGTTCACCGAGCTTGTCGTATTCACACCGCCCGAGCGGAACTGCATCTGCCTGGAACCTTACACCTGTGTGACCAACGCCCTCAACCTTACCGAAAAAGCGCTGGAAACCGGACTGCGGGTGCTGCCCCCCGGGTCGGAAATCAAAACCTGGATCGAAATCCGGGCCGGCAAAGTGATCGTCTGA
- a CDS encoding adenosine kinase: MQYDVYGVGNALVDIQARISDATLEKLGYAKGIMTLVDEEAQQKVLGELDGAPLSQCAGGSAANTILGIADFGGKAAYAGKVGSDMLGEFDLADMRKLGVTIEVPPAAEGQTGTCVVLITDDAQRTMLTNLGVSATLSVEDINEEHIKQSKYVYVEGYLFTGETQKKAAYRAIELAKKHNVKVAFTVSDPFLINLFRDEFQQLIEGPVDLLFCNLEEARSLTGEHDAVDCAHVIHHHVPNLALTLGGDGSILMHEGKVIPIEGVETDAIDTTGAGDMYAAGILYGITNGLTWHQAGHLASHAAARIVSQLGARLKNPFTEDEIKELLS; encoded by the coding sequence ATGCAGTACGACGTTTATGGTGTGGGTAATGCTCTCGTTGATATTCAGGCACGTATTTCCGATGCCACGCTGGAAAAGCTGGGTTATGCCAAAGGGATTATGACCCTCGTCGATGAAGAGGCACAGCAGAAAGTGCTGGGCGAGCTGGATGGTGCACCGCTGTCACAGTGTGCGGGTGGTTCTGCAGCGAATACGATTCTGGGAATCGCCGACTTCGGTGGAAAAGCGGCCTATGCGGGTAAAGTAGGCAGCGACATGCTGGGCGAATTCGACCTGGCAGACATGCGGAAGCTCGGGGTGACGATCGAAGTTCCTCCCGCCGCCGAAGGACAGACCGGAACCTGCGTGGTGCTGATTACTGACGACGCACAGCGGACGATGCTGACCAACCTGGGGGTCTCTGCGACACTCAGTGTGGAAGACATCAACGAAGAACACATCAAGCAGTCAAAATATGTGTATGTCGAGGGTTACCTGTTCACGGGAGAGACCCAGAAGAAAGCCGCCTATCGCGCGATCGAACTGGCCAAGAAGCATAACGTGAAGGTGGCATTCACCGTCTCCGACCCGTTCCTGATTAACCTGTTCCGGGACGAGTTCCAGCAGCTGATTGAAGGTCCCGTCGACCTGCTGTTCTGCAATCTGGAAGAAGCCCGCAGCCTGACCGGCGAACATGACGCCGTCGACTGTGCTCACGTGATTCATCACCACGTTCCGAACCTGGCACTGACGCTGGGCGGCGACGGTTCAATTCTGATGCACGAAGGCAAAGTGATTCCCATCGAAGGAGTCGAGACAGACGCCATCGATACTACTGGTGCCGGTGACATGTACGCTGCCGGCATTCTGTATGGCATTACCAACGGTCTGACCTGGCATCAGGCCGGGCACCTGGCCTCCCATGCAGCCGCCCGCATTGTCTCGCAGCTGGGCGCGCGACTGAAGAATCCTTTCACCGAGGATGAAATCAAGGAACTGCTCAGTTGA
- the thiC gene encoding phosphomethylpyrimidine synthase ThiC, with amino-acid sequence MTNSSSSYDLLYSLPPIGGNPSTRGQQTNPGSFANPPQIAPGVKGALTFSSPDTPGMPEASDKTAWDFMPAGWELKPGFEENYETADAWTPPADFLPVTQLEFARCGTITPEMERVAEREPHLTAEQIRDEIAAGRMIIPANKVHLGYQLDPMAIGRASKTKVNANMGASPVSSGTDEEIEKLKWAQQWGADTVMDLSTGGDIDGCRQAIIQNSTVPIGTVPIYSMIIARRLEDLDHASILQMLQHQAKQGVDYFTIHAGVLREHLELVAQRLIGIVSRGGSLLAKWMLHNKQQNPMYDLWDDICDIMREYDVSFSIGDGLRPGGLADGSDRAQLAELCVLGELTERAWQKGVQVMIEGPGHISFDQIEFNMKVQRKLCHGAPFYVLGPLVTDIFPGYDHITSCIGATAAGYHGASMLCYVTPKEHLGLPKKDDVKQGCIAYKIAAHAADVALGIPGTRNRDDELTEARAALNWEKHFELSFDPDTARALHDEDLDVDTDFCAMCGHDWCSVRISKEIQEFMSGKSEDYAWDKAKKSLPLTAEQKEILEKRGVLSPDQIHKLASKVKKEMTGDQDKASCHSDYVDPESAQQMQTSKELPVLNERP; translated from the coding sequence ATGACCAACTCCTCTTCTTCTTATGACCTGCTGTACTCACTGCCACCCATTGGCGGAAACCCCTCCACGCGGGGCCAGCAGACCAACCCGGGAAGTTTCGCTAATCCTCCCCAGATCGCCCCTGGAGTCAAAGGTGCCCTGACTTTCTCCTCTCCCGATACCCCGGGAATGCCGGAAGCGTCAGACAAAACCGCCTGGGATTTCATGCCCGCCGGCTGGGAGCTGAAACCGGGATTTGAAGAGAACTACGAAACCGCCGATGCCTGGACGCCTCCGGCTGACTTTCTGCCGGTCACCCAGCTCGAATTCGCCCGCTGTGGCACCATCACCCCGGAAATGGAACGGGTCGCTGAACGGGAGCCGCACCTGACCGCAGAGCAGATCCGCGATGAAATCGCTGCCGGCCGGATGATCATTCCCGCCAACAAGGTCCACCTGGGCTATCAGCTCGATCCCATGGCCATCGGTCGTGCATCCAAAACCAAGGTCAACGCCAACATGGGCGCTTCCCCCGTTTCCTCGGGAACCGATGAAGAAATCGAAAAACTGAAATGGGCCCAGCAATGGGGTGCCGACACCGTGATGGACCTCTCCACCGGTGGCGATATTGACGGCTGCCGTCAGGCCATTATTCAGAACAGCACCGTCCCCATCGGTACGGTGCCCATCTATTCCATGATCATCGCCCGGCGTCTGGAAGACCTGGATCACGCCAGCATCCTGCAGATGCTGCAGCACCAGGCCAAACAGGGTGTGGACTACTTCACCATTCATGCCGGCGTCCTGCGGGAACACCTCGAACTGGTGGCCCAGCGTCTGATCGGCATCGTCAGCCGCGGTGGATCGCTGCTGGCTAAGTGGATGCTCCACAACAAACAACAGAACCCAATGTACGACCTCTGGGATGACATCTGCGACATCATGCGGGAATACGATGTCAGCTTCTCGATTGGTGACGGTCTGCGACCCGGTGGTCTGGCCGACGGATCCGACCGGGCTCAGCTGGCAGAACTCTGCGTCCTGGGTGAGCTGACCGAGCGTGCCTGGCAAAAAGGGGTGCAGGTCATGATCGAAGGCCCCGGTCATATTTCCTTCGACCAGATCGAATTTAATATGAAGGTCCAGCGGAAACTCTGTCACGGAGCTCCGTTCTATGTACTGGGTCCCCTGGTTACTGATATCTTCCCCGGATACGACCATATCACCAGCTGTATCGGTGCGACCGCCGCGGGTTACCACGGGGCCAGCATGCTCTGCTACGTGACTCCCAAAGAGCACCTCGGTCTGCCCAAGAAAGATGACGTCAAACAGGGTTGTATCGCTTACAAGATCGCTGCCCACGCAGCCGACGTCGCCCTGGGAATTCCCGGTACCCGCAACCGTGACGACGAACTGACCGAAGCCCGCGCTGCCCTCAACTGGGAAAAGCACTTCGAACTCAGCTTCGATCCGGACACCGCCCGGGCTCTGCACGACGAAGACCTCGACGTCGATACCGACTTCTGTGCGATGTGCGGACACGACTGGTGCAGCGTGCGAATCTCCAAGGAAATTCAGGAGTTCATGTCGGGCAAATCGGAAGATTATGCCTGGGATAAAGCAAAGAAATCACTGCCGCTGACTGCAGAACAAAAGGAGATTCTGGAAAAACGGGGCGTGCTCAGTCCAGACCAGATTCACAAGCTGGCCTCCAAGGTCAAGAAAGAAATGACCGGCGACCAGGACAAGGCCTCCTGCCACAGCGACTACGTCGATCCGGAATCGGCTCAACAGATGCAGACTTCCAAAGAGCTGCCTGTGTTAAATGAACGCCCCTGA
- a CDS encoding NCS2 family permease: MKQNHYPLFVRRDLDGFFALMIDNLVQLLLIVALCGLCGISADSEILLQYILPGAALSILVGNIFYAWQAHQLAKKENRTDVCALPYGINTPSLLVYIFFVMVPVYQRTNSAEAAWQMGLLACFGSGVIEFLGAFVADRVRKVTPRAALLSTLAGIAIGFISMTFMLKIYQRPMIAMLPAAVVLLTLFSKTKLPFHMPGGLLAIIVGTICAWVLPEVIPQLMEGAPMSVEAIKTSWDQWGWYPPHFAGGALWELLKQPSEWVGYMSVIFPMGLFNVIGSMQNIESAEAAGDSYPAKPSMLANGAGTIVASLLGSCFPTTIYIGHPGWKEMGSRAGYSTLNGIFFMLICLTGTTGVISNIIPLEAGIAIVLWIGMVITAQAFNASPSRHAPAVALGLFPAIAAWGMTVMQGTLLVGGGKNLQEILTANPFTEVNGFLMNGMVVMERGFIFTCMILAAICACLIDGKYRSAAIWSVIAAIFAFLGLTSAYEVVGNDIHFRLAFTEGTKEALTFSATGIGVGYLLFAATFLILGGIRDAEPPVETEEEPNPRIEPGH; this comes from the coding sequence ATGAAGCAAAACCATTACCCCCTCTTCGTACGACGCGATCTGGACGGTTTTTTCGCGCTGATGATCGACAACCTCGTGCAGCTGCTGCTGATTGTGGCACTGTGTGGATTGTGTGGGATCAGTGCCGACTCGGAAATTTTGCTGCAATACATTCTGCCCGGTGCTGCCCTGAGTATCCTGGTGGGAAATATTTTTTACGCCTGGCAGGCACATCAGCTGGCGAAAAAAGAGAATCGCACCGATGTGTGTGCACTGCCTTATGGGATTAACACGCCGTCGCTGCTGGTCTATATCTTCTTCGTGATGGTGCCCGTCTATCAGCGGACCAACAGCGCGGAAGCAGCCTGGCAGATGGGGTTACTGGCCTGCTTCGGGAGTGGCGTGATTGAATTCCTGGGGGCTTTCGTGGCGGACCGGGTTCGCAAGGTGACACCCCGGGCGGCCCTGCTGTCGACCCTCGCGGGAATCGCGATCGGGTTTATCTCGATGACCTTTATGCTGAAGATCTATCAGCGGCCCATGATCGCGATGCTGCCGGCTGCGGTCGTGCTGCTGACGCTCTTTTCCAAGACGAAGCTTCCGTTTCACATGCCGGGCGGATTGCTGGCGATCATCGTGGGAACCATTTGCGCCTGGGTTCTGCCGGAAGTGATCCCGCAGTTGATGGAAGGCGCGCCGATGAGTGTCGAGGCGATTAAAACCTCCTGGGATCAATGGGGCTGGTATCCTCCTCACTTTGCAGGTGGCGCCCTCTGGGAACTGCTCAAACAGCCGAGTGAGTGGGTGGGGTACATGTCGGTGATTTTTCCGATGGGCCTGTTCAATGTCATCGGCAGTATGCAGAACATCGAATCTGCAGAAGCGGCCGGCGACAGCTATCCTGCGAAGCCTTCGATGCTGGCCAACGGTGCCGGGACGATTGTGGCTTCGCTGCTGGGCAGCTGTTTTCCGACGACGATTTATATCGGTCACCCCGGCTGGAAAGAGATGGGATCGCGGGCCGGCTATTCGACGCTGAACGGAATCTTTTTCATGTTGATCTGTCTGACAGGGACGACCGGTGTGATCAGCAACATCATTCCGCTGGAAGCCGGGATCGCGATTGTGCTCTGGATCGGAATGGTCATCACGGCCCAGGCGTTTAATGCGTCTCCGTCGCGGCACGCTCCCGCCGTGGCGCTGGGGTTATTTCCGGCGATCGCAGCCTGGGGCATGACGGTGATGCAGGGAACACTGCTTGTGGGCGGAGGAAAAAATCTGCAGGAGATTTTGACTGCGAATCCATTTACCGAGGTGAATGGATTTCTGATGAACGGCATGGTGGTGATGGAGCGGGGTTTCATCTTCACCTGTATGATTCTGGCGGCCATCTGTGCCTGCCTGATTGATGGCAAATATCGATCGGCGGCGATCTGGTCTGTCATCGCGGCGATCTTCGCGTTTCTCGGTTTAACGAGCGCTTACGAAGTTGTGGGGAACGACATCCACTTCCGCCTGGCGTTTACCGAAGGGACTAAAGAGGCACTCACTTTCAGTGCCACGGGCATTGGTGTGGGCTACCTGTTGTTCGCGGCGACCTTCCTGATTCTGGGTGGGATTCGCGACGCAGAGCCACCCGTCGAAACGGAAGAAGAACCCAATCCCCGGATAGAACCGGGGCACTGA
- a CDS encoding YqgE/AlgH family protein translates to MLKSLKGHFLIATRKLNDQNFYRSVVLIVEHNNEGATGLIVNRPSSFSITNALSRYFDMPKLEDLVFMGGPVEPNGMFALHNAGDLEKAKDAIVPGLFMGSSPEVFEQVVWRISEGDPNLDFRIFFGCAGWAPSQLESELDRMDWLTTPATAEDIFEIDPYDLWDTLHGRAMEERRFLPQETAHPEWN, encoded by the coding sequence ATGCTGAAATCGTTAAAGGGACACTTTTTAATCGCCACCCGGAAACTGAATGATCAGAATTTTTACCGTTCCGTTGTGCTGATCGTAGAACATAACAATGAGGGTGCCACCGGTCTGATTGTGAACCGTCCATCCTCGTTCTCAATCACTAATGCGCTCTCCAGATACTTTGACATGCCCAAGCTGGAAGATCTGGTTTTTATGGGCGGTCCTGTAGAACCGAACGGTATGTTTGCCCTGCATAATGCCGGCGATCTGGAAAAAGCCAAAGACGCCATCGTTCCCGGCCTGTTCATGGGCAGCAGCCCCGAGGTCTTCGAGCAGGTGGTCTGGCGGATCTCCGAAGGGGATCCCAATCTGGATTTCCGCATTTTCTTCGGCTGTGCCGGCTGGGCACCATCGCAACTGGAATCTGAACTCGACCGGATGGACTGGCTCACAACCCCCGCAACCGCGGAAGACATTTTCGAAATTGATCCCTACGATCTGTGGGACACGCTGCACGGCCGGGCGATGGAAGAACGACGTTTTCTTCCACAGGAAACCGCCCATCCCGAATGGAACTGA